From Streptomyces chrestomyceticus JCM 4735, one genomic window encodes:
- a CDS encoding vWA domain-containing protein, translated as MNVPYRTVPAAARTRRGARRATVAALTALCATAPLGPPPAWAAPAAPSVGPLPVDFSVVVDASASIGKEALAREAEAAALIGQGEISDRSRASVIGFGSAEKEGQQPVREVCPPTVVDAAGRQRISDCARRLTDREGAGLGPGTDFPAALTQALTRLKETSKEGTPKVVFLLTDGKLNVEDSPAYGADPAARKQEGEKRLREVLDRARREQVQIWPLGFGKGIDKEALQQMADGGYRNGCADVPGSRPRPEVVDGAADVDKALQSAFAAARCARVEEGTSSKPPGELTVDIPPIATDGSITVTKRDPRVTATYYDPKGRKVPLQGDFDGSRFEVSGQDGPVEALRVKDPLPGTWRVQLSAPPGHRDQPATVRAIWQGVLRSSVTLEPSAPRPGENVVVRMRLQTRRGVVITDPEQLAGVRAAAQLSGDGFEPVDVPLRDDGEGPDDRAGDVLYGASVTVPKTATGALRLAGAIAAPGVVGDRRPYDTRVSSGAALVAAGVTLENHGVHPGGSVTGKLVARNNDSRPHTLRLGLADQSTAAALRISPATVTVAPGAQEPVPFTVSFGAGAPPGDAGGRITVTDRTDGGREVGSAFLTVTVTPAPTWWDRWWWAVIGGAGLLLALAAVVAIRIWYGGVRSSLQGLVLELRRAGRSLDELQVPGQRPKKFWFAVEEPASDRPGLQLRNKRAAQVYRLRRKGDGLRLRGPDGKEQTVSRGAPARLAHDLELAVRGGSRTDREPTGRGRTGQGRRPGTVAGSRGTAGLFGGRIGRGSAAPGGVNGRGGRGAPANGTGRPAGTSGSAGPGGSGGSGGAGGPSGYDSAF; from the coding sequence GTGAACGTGCCGTACCGGACCGTACCGGCGGCCGCGCGGACGCGGCGCGGCGCGCGCCGCGCCACCGTCGCCGCCCTCACCGCGCTCTGCGCGACCGCGCCGCTCGGGCCGCCGCCCGCGTGGGCCGCACCCGCCGCACCGTCCGTCGGCCCCCTGCCCGTCGACTTCTCGGTCGTCGTGGACGCCTCGGCCAGCATCGGCAAGGAGGCGCTGGCCCGTGAGGCGGAGGCCGCCGCGCTGATCGGCCAGGGCGAGATCTCCGACCGGTCCCGGGCGAGCGTCATCGGGTTCGGCAGCGCGGAGAAGGAGGGGCAGCAGCCCGTACGGGAAGTCTGCCCGCCCACCGTCGTCGACGCCGCCGGACGGCAGCGCATCAGCGACTGCGCCCGGCGGCTCACCGACCGCGAGGGCGCCGGCCTCGGCCCCGGGACGGACTTCCCGGCCGCCCTCACCCAGGCCCTGACCCGGCTGAAGGAGACCAGCAAGGAGGGCACGCCCAAGGTGGTCTTCCTGCTCACCGACGGCAAGCTGAACGTCGAGGACAGCCCCGCCTACGGAGCCGACCCCGCCGCCCGGAAGCAGGAGGGCGAGAAGCGGCTGCGCGAGGTCCTCGACCGGGCCCGCCGCGAACAGGTGCAGATCTGGCCGCTGGGCTTCGGCAAGGGCATCGACAAGGAGGCCCTCCAGCAGATGGCCGACGGCGGTTACCGCAACGGCTGTGCCGACGTGCCCGGCTCCCGCCCGCGGCCGGAGGTCGTCGACGGCGCCGCCGACGTGGACAAGGCGCTGCAGAGCGCGTTCGCCGCCGCCCGCTGCGCCCGCGTCGAGGAGGGCACCAGCAGCAAGCCGCCCGGCGAGCTGACGGTGGACATCCCGCCCATCGCGACCGACGGCTCGATCACCGTCACCAAGCGCGACCCGAGGGTGACGGCCACCTACTACGACCCCAAGGGCCGCAAGGTGCCCCTGCAAGGGGACTTCGACGGTTCCCGCTTCGAAGTCAGCGGCCAGGACGGGCCGGTCGAGGCGCTGCGGGTCAAGGACCCGCTTCCGGGCACCTGGCGCGTACAGCTCTCGGCGCCGCCGGGGCACCGGGACCAGCCCGCCACCGTACGGGCCATCTGGCAGGGCGTGCTGCGCTCGTCGGTCACCCTGGAGCCGTCCGCGCCCAGGCCCGGCGAGAACGTCGTCGTACGGATGCGCCTCCAGACCCGGCGCGGTGTGGTGATCACTGATCCCGAGCAACTGGCCGGGGTGCGGGCCGCCGCCCAGTTGTCCGGTGACGGCTTCGAGCCGGTGGACGTCCCGCTGCGCGACGACGGCGAGGGCCCCGACGACCGGGCGGGCGACGTGCTGTACGGGGCGTCGGTGACGGTGCCCAAGACGGCCACCGGCGCCCTGCGGCTGGCCGGCGCGATCGCGGCGCCCGGCGTGGTCGGGGACCGGCGGCCCTACGACACCCGGGTCTCCTCGGGTGCCGCGCTCGTGGCAGCCGGTGTGACGCTGGAGAACCACGGCGTGCACCCGGGCGGCTCGGTCACCGGCAAGCTGGTGGCGCGGAACAACGACAGCCGTCCGCACACCCTGCGCCTCGGCCTGGCCGACCAGTCGACGGCGGCGGCGCTGCGGATCAGCCCGGCCACCGTCACCGTCGCGCCCGGCGCGCAGGAGCCGGTGCCGTTCACCGTGTCCTTCGGCGCGGGCGCGCCTCCGGGGGACGCCGGCGGCCGGATCACCGTCACCGACCGGACCGACGGCGGACGCGAGGTCGGCTCCGCCTTCCTGACCGTCACCGTCACCCCGGCGCCCACCTGGTGGGACCGGTGGTGGTGGGCGGTCATCGGAGGCGCCGGGCTGCTGCTGGCCCTCGCCGCCGTCGTCGCGATCCGCATCTGGTACGGCGGTGTCCGCAGCTCGTTGCAGGGCCTGGTCCTCGAACTGCGCCGTGCCGGGCGCTCGCTGGACGAATTGCAGGTGCCCGGTCAGCGCCCGAAGAAGTTCTGGTTCGCGGTGGAGGAGCCTGCCTCGGACCGCCCCGGACTGCAGCTCCGCAACAAGCGCGCGGCGCAGGTGTACCGGCTTCGGCGCAAGGGCGACGGGCTGCGGCTGCGCGGCCCCGACGGCAAGGAGCAGACCGTGTCGCGGGGCGCGCCCGCCCGGCTGGCACACGACCTGGAACTGGCCGTACGCGGCGGAAGCCGGACGGACCGGGAGCCCACGGGCCGCGGGCGTACCGGCCAGGGACGACGACCGGGCACGGTGGCCGGCTCCCGAGGTACGGCCGGCCTGTTCGGCGGACGCATCGGCCGCGGCAGCGCGGCGCCCGGCGGAGTGAACGGCCGGGGAGGGCGCGGTGCCCCGGCCAACGGCACCGGCAGACCGGCCGGGACGAGCGG
- a CDS encoding Pycsar system effector family protein, translated as MMTGATAALVLLFGRDGQLPAMPAVRAALLIAGAALWTLGIAMFVVAVLPRTRTAADGHLTFFPQLTGGATAEVLLPRVALAGRDTGQWAVEQACALGRILGAKYRWLRWGVGCLAAGGCCALTGGLW; from the coding sequence ATGATGACCGGCGCCACCGCGGCGCTGGTCCTGCTCTTCGGCCGCGACGGGCAGCTCCCGGCGATGCCCGCCGTCCGCGCCGCCCTGCTGATCGCGGGGGCCGCGCTGTGGACGCTGGGCATAGCCATGTTCGTGGTGGCGGTGCTGCCCCGCACCCGTACCGCGGCGGACGGTCACCTGACCTTCTTCCCGCAGTTGACCGGCGGGGCCACCGCCGAGGTCCTGCTGCCCCGGGTGGCCCTCGCGGGCCGGGACACCGGGCAGTGGGCCGTCGAGCAGGCGTGCGCGCTCGGCCGCATCCTCGGCGCCAAGTACCGCTGGCTGCGCTGGGGAGTCGGCTGCCTGGCGGCCGGCGGCTGCTGCGCCCTGACCGGAGGGCTGTGGTGA